The following proteins are encoded in a genomic region of Saccharopolyspora antimicrobica:
- the dxs gene encoding 1-deoxy-D-xylulose-5-phosphate synthase, giving the protein MTLLGSVSSPADIRRLKHAELAQLADEIRKFLIEKVSRTGGHLGPNLGAVELTLAVHRVFDSPRDAVVFDTGHQAYVHKIITGRQGGFDQLRKRDGLSGYPSRAESDHDHVENSHASTALSYADGMARAYQLRGEQRHAVAIVGDGALTGGMCWEALNNIAADQERPVVIVVNDNGRSYAPTIGGLAEHLAALRLNPSYEKALESGRRTLRNLPVVGRSLYTGLHAAKSGIKDAFAPQVMFSDLGIKYLGPVDGHDIRAMEHALQMAKSFGGPVIVHAVTRKGNGFAPAENDQAEQMHQVKVIDPETGLPKKPAPKSWTDVYAEELVKIGAERPDVVAITAAMLGPTGLRKFGEAYPDRCFDVGIAEQHGMTAAAGLAMGGLHPVFAVYSTFLNRAFDQLLMDVALHKQAVTVTLDRSGITGDDGASHNGMWDLSILGLIPGIKVAAPRDAVTLREELREAVAVDDGPTVVRFSKGSVIEEVPAVERVGGVDVLRRGQGDVLLVAVGAFGQLAVAAAERLAAQGIDVTVVDPRWVVPVPDQVVELAARHRLVVTLEDCGRHGGFGWALAAALRDAELDVPLRDLGVPNRFLDHSSREEVLAELGLTEQDIAARITGWLAKFGGPRVPLRVADRPAANG; this is encoded by the coding sequence GTGACGCTGCTGGGGTCCGTGAGCAGTCCTGCCGACATCCGGCGCCTTAAACACGCTGAGCTGGCGCAACTGGCCGACGAGATCAGGAAGTTCCTGATCGAGAAGGTCTCCCGCACCGGTGGCCACCTGGGTCCGAACCTGGGCGCGGTGGAGCTGACCCTGGCCGTGCACCGGGTGTTCGACTCGCCGCGCGACGCGGTCGTGTTCGACACCGGGCACCAGGCCTACGTGCACAAGATCATCACCGGCAGGCAGGGCGGCTTCGACCAGCTGCGCAAGCGGGACGGCCTGTCCGGCTACCCGTCGCGCGCCGAGAGCGACCACGACCACGTGGAGAACAGCCACGCCTCGACCGCGCTGTCCTACGCCGACGGCATGGCCCGCGCCTACCAGCTGCGCGGTGAGCAGCGGCACGCCGTGGCGATCGTCGGCGACGGTGCGCTGACCGGCGGGATGTGCTGGGAGGCGCTGAACAACATCGCCGCCGACCAGGAGCGCCCGGTGGTGATCGTGGTCAACGACAACGGCCGCTCCTACGCGCCGACCATCGGCGGCCTGGCCGAGCACCTCGCCGCGCTGCGGCTGAACCCGAGCTACGAGAAGGCGCTGGAGAGCGGTCGCCGCACGCTGCGCAACCTGCCCGTGGTGGGCCGCTCGCTCTACACCGGCCTGCACGCGGCCAAGAGCGGCATCAAGGACGCCTTCGCCCCGCAGGTGATGTTCTCCGACCTCGGCATCAAGTACCTGGGCCCGGTGGACGGCCACGACATCCGCGCGATGGAGCACGCGCTGCAGATGGCCAAGTCCTTCGGCGGGCCGGTGATCGTGCACGCGGTGACCCGCAAGGGCAACGGCTTCGCCCCGGCCGAGAACGACCAGGCCGAGCAGATGCACCAGGTCAAGGTCATCGACCCGGAGACCGGCCTGCCGAAGAAGCCGGCCCCGAAGAGCTGGACCGACGTCTACGCCGAAGAGCTGGTGAAGATCGGTGCGGAGCGGCCCGACGTGGTGGCCATCACCGCGGCGATGCTCGGCCCGACCGGGCTGCGCAAGTTCGGCGAGGCCTACCCGGACCGCTGCTTCGACGTCGGCATCGCCGAGCAGCACGGGATGACCGCGGCGGCCGGGCTGGCGATGGGCGGGCTGCACCCGGTGTTCGCGGTGTACTCGACGTTCCTCAACCGGGCCTTCGACCAGCTGCTGATGGACGTCGCGCTGCACAAGCAGGCGGTGACGGTCACCCTGGACCGCTCCGGCATCACCGGCGACGACGGCGCCAGCCACAACGGCATGTGGGACCTGTCGATCCTGGGCCTGATCCCGGGCATCAAGGTCGCCGCGCCGCGCGACGCGGTGACGTTGCGCGAGGAGCTGCGCGAAGCGGTGGCCGTGGACGACGGGCCGACCGTGGTGCGCTTCTCCAAGGGATCCGTGATCGAGGAGGTCCCAGCGGTCGAGCGCGTCGGCGGCGTCGACGTGCTGCGGCGCGGCCAGGGCGACGTGCTGCTGGTCGCGGTCGGCGCCTTCGGTCAGCTGGCGGTGGCGGCGGCCGAGCGGCTGGCCGCGCAGGGCATCGACGTCACGGTGGTCGACCCGCGCTGGGTGGTGCCGGTCCCGGACCAGGTCGTCGAGCTGGCGGCCCGGCACCGGCTGGTGGTCACCCTGGAGGACTGCGGCAGGCACGGCGGCTTCGGCTGGGCTCTGGCGGCCGCGCTGCGCGACGCGGAGCTGGACGTCCCGCTGCGCGACCTGGGGGTGCCGAACCGGTTCCTGGACCACTCCTCGCGCGAGGAGGTGCTGGCCGAGCTCGGCCTCACCGAGCAGGACATCGCCGCCCGCATCACCGGCTGGCTGGCGAAGTTCGGCGGCCCGCGGGTCCCGCTGCGCGTCGCCGACCGCCCGGCCGCCAACGGCTGA
- a CDS encoding class I SAM-dependent RNA methyltransferase encodes MVTGKPDWTGRRLEVEVGAVAHGGHCVARHEGRVVFVRHALPGEVVVAEVTEDAGGGFCRADAVEVLTPAAGRVDPPCELAEMARGRDRCGGCDWQHASGETQRELKAAVVAEQLQRIAGIDWPVQVRELPGGLLRWRTRARLAVDRRGNAGFRAHRSHRVIPVADCPITAAGAMDEVTERRWRPGAELTVVEDSLGEVHVTAVDHKPQRRHARPVARHVRGGAVAHESAAGRAFDVSVQGFWQVHQAAPDVFSETVARLAEVPSGGVAWDLYGGVGLFAAVLAEQAGPTGSVLLVESSKHAVEEAVANLREFPQVSFRAGTVERVTEDEDLPVPDVVVLDPPRKGAGRAVVDAIADRRPSRIVHIACDPAALARDVGLYAERGYRLRELEAFDAFPMTHHIECIALLEAAEE; translated from the coding sequence ATGGTGACCGGAAAACCGGACTGGACCGGTAGACGGCTCGAGGTCGAGGTGGGTGCCGTCGCGCACGGCGGCCACTGCGTGGCGCGGCACGAAGGCCGGGTGGTGTTCGTCCGGCACGCGCTGCCCGGCGAGGTCGTGGTCGCGGAGGTCACCGAGGACGCCGGGGGAGGGTTCTGCCGCGCGGACGCGGTCGAGGTGCTGACCCCGGCCGCCGGGCGGGTGGACCCGCCGTGCGAGCTGGCCGAGATGGCGCGCGGCCGCGACCGCTGCGGTGGTTGCGACTGGCAGCACGCCTCGGGGGAGACCCAGCGCGAGCTGAAGGCGGCCGTGGTGGCCGAGCAGCTGCAGCGGATCGCCGGGATCGACTGGCCGGTGCAGGTGCGCGAGCTGCCCGGCGGCCTGCTGCGCTGGCGCACCCGCGCGCGGCTGGCGGTGGACCGCCGCGGCAACGCCGGGTTCCGGGCGCACCGCAGCCACCGGGTGATCCCGGTGGCGGACTGCCCGATCACCGCGGCGGGCGCGATGGACGAGGTCACCGAGCGCCGCTGGCGCCCGGGCGCGGAGCTGACCGTGGTCGAGGACTCGCTCGGCGAGGTGCACGTGACCGCGGTGGACCACAAGCCGCAGCGGCGGCACGCGCGCCCGGTGGCCCGGCACGTCCGCGGCGGGGCGGTGGCGCACGAGTCCGCCGCGGGCCGCGCCTTCGACGTGTCGGTGCAGGGCTTCTGGCAGGTGCACCAGGCCGCGCCGGACGTGTTCAGCGAGACCGTCGCCCGGCTGGCCGAGGTGCCCTCCGGCGGCGTGGCCTGGGACCTCTACGGCGGGGTCGGGTTGTTCGCCGCGGTGCTCGCCGAGCAGGCCGGGCCGACCGGCTCGGTGCTGCTGGTGGAGTCGTCCAAGCACGCCGTGGAGGAGGCGGTGGCGAACCTGCGGGAGTTCCCGCAGGTGTCGTTCCGCGCGGGCACGGTGGAGCGGGTGACCGAGGACGAGGACCTGCCTGTGCCGGACGTCGTGGTGCTGGATCCGCCCCGCAAGGGCGCCGGGCGCGCCGTGGTGGACGCCATCGCCGATCGCCGTCCGTCGCGGATCGTGCACATCGCCTGCGATCCGGCGGCCCTGGCCCGCGACGTGGGCCTCTACGCGGAGCGCGGCTACCGCCTGCGGGAGCTGGAGGCCTTCGACGCCTTCCCGATGACCCACCACATCGAGTGCATCGCGCTGCTGGAGGCGGCCGAGGAGTGA
- a CDS encoding APC family permease, whose amino-acid sequence MSKLATAAKRLIVGRPFRSDRLAHTLLPKRIALPVFSSDAMSSVAYAPEEILLVLSVAGLSAYAVSPWIGLLVAVVMIAVVASYRQNVRAYTSGGGDYEVATVNHGPRWGLVVASALLVDYILTVAVSISSAAANIGSVIPFVAEHKVLFSVGAIALLTAMNLRGVREAGSLFAIPTYAFLIGVLGMIAWGLFQTYALGADLRAESADFGLVAEESQMAGVAFAFLVLRAFSSGSAALTGVEAISNGVPAFRKPKSRNAATTLALMGSFAVIMFLGLLWLARITGAVIAEDPAHQLIGAPEGYHQKTLVAQLAEAVFAGFPPGVWYLVFFTGLILVLAANTAFNGFPVLGSILAQDRFLPRQLHTRGDRLAFSNGIVFLAVGAVVLVAAFDAEVTRLIQLYIVGVFVSFVLSQSGMIRHWNRKLRTETDPQARSRMRRAQAINGFGLVMTASVLVIVLITKFTHGAWIAIAAMAAIYVLMTGIRRHYDRVAEELKRQETDAVLPSRNHALVLVSKLHLPTMRAIAYARATRPDVLEGVTVNVDDGDTRALTAQWEAENLPVPLKVLESPYREITRPLLEYVKRIRRDSPRDVVTVFIPEYVVGHWWEQLLHNQSALRLKSRLLFQPGVMVTSVPWQLESSDRIRQKKKQQLASMPGATRRGLGVNGKGNGDRKTGLDR is encoded by the coding sequence GTGTCCAAGCTCGCAACCGCGGCGAAACGGTTGATCGTCGGTCGCCCGTTCCGCAGCGACCGCCTCGCGCACACGCTGCTGCCCAAGCGCATCGCGCTGCCGGTGTTCTCCTCCGACGCCATGTCCAGCGTCGCCTACGCCCCCGAAGAGATCCTCCTGGTGCTCTCGGTGGCGGGCCTGTCCGCGTACGCGGTGAGCCCGTGGATCGGGCTGCTGGTCGCCGTGGTGATGATCGCGGTGGTCGCGTCGTACCGGCAGAACGTGCGCGCCTACACCTCCGGAGGTGGCGACTACGAGGTCGCCACCGTCAACCACGGCCCGCGGTGGGGCCTCGTGGTGGCCAGCGCGCTGCTGGTCGACTACATCCTCACCGTCGCGGTGTCGATCTCCTCGGCGGCGGCCAACATCGGCTCGGTGATCCCGTTCGTGGCCGAGCACAAGGTGCTGTTCTCGGTCGGCGCGATCGCGCTGCTGACCGCGATGAACCTGCGCGGTGTCCGGGAGGCGGGCTCGCTGTTCGCGATCCCGACCTACGCGTTCCTCATCGGCGTGCTCGGCATGATCGCCTGGGGCCTGTTCCAGACCTACGCGCTCGGTGCGGACCTGCGGGCCGAGAGCGCGGACTTCGGGCTGGTGGCCGAGGAGAGCCAGATGGCCGGGGTCGCGTTCGCGTTCCTGGTGCTGCGCGCGTTCTCCTCCGGCAGCGCGGCGCTGACCGGTGTCGAGGCGATCAGCAACGGCGTGCCCGCGTTCCGCAAGCCCAAATCGCGCAACGCGGCGACCACGCTGGCGCTGATGGGCTCCTTCGCCGTGATCATGTTCCTGGGGCTGCTGTGGCTGGCCCGCATCACCGGTGCCGTGATCGCCGAGGACCCGGCCCACCAGCTGATCGGCGCCCCGGAGGGGTACCACCAGAAGACGCTGGTCGCGCAGCTGGCCGAGGCCGTCTTCGCGGGCTTCCCGCCGGGCGTGTGGTACCTGGTGTTCTTCACCGGCCTGATCCTGGTGCTGGCGGCCAACACCGCGTTCAACGGCTTCCCGGTGCTCGGCTCGATCCTGGCGCAGGACCGGTTCCTGCCGCGGCAGCTGCACACCCGCGGCGACCGGCTGGCGTTCTCCAACGGCATCGTGTTCCTGGCCGTCGGCGCGGTCGTCCTGGTGGCCGCGTTCGACGCCGAGGTCACCCGGCTGATCCAGCTCTACATCGTCGGCGTGTTCGTGTCGTTCGTGCTCAGCCAGAGCGGCATGATCCGGCACTGGAACCGGAAGCTGCGCACCGAGACCGACCCGCAGGCCCGGTCGCGGATGCGGCGGGCGCAGGCGATCAACGGCTTCGGGCTGGTGATGACGGCCAGCGTGCTGGTGATCGTGCTGATCACCAAGTTCACCCACGGCGCCTGGATCGCCATCGCCGCGATGGCGGCCATCTACGTGCTGATGACCGGCATCCGCAGGCACTACGACCGGGTGGCCGAGGAACTCAAGCGGCAGGAGACCGACGCCGTGCTGCCCTCGCGCAACCACGCGCTGGTGCTGGTCTCCAAGCTGCACCTGCCGACGATGCGCGCCATCGCCTACGCCCGCGCCACCCGCCCCGACGTGCTGGAGGGCGTCACGGTCAACGTCGACGACGGCGACACCCGGGCGCTGACGGCGCAGTGGGAGGCGGAGAACCTGCCGGTGCCGCTGAAGGTGCTGGAGTCGCCGTACCGGGAGATCACCCGGCCGCTGCTGGAGTACGTCAAGCGGATCCGCCGGGACAGCCCCCGCGACGTGGTGACCGTGTTCATCCCGGAGTATGTGGTTGGGCACTGGTGGGAGCAGCTCCTGCACAACCAGAGCGCGCTGCGACTCAAGAGCCGGCTGCTGTTCCAGCCGGGTGTGATGGTCACCAGCGTGCCGTGGCAGTTGGAGTCCTCCGACCGGATCCGCCAGAAGAAGAAGCAGCAGCTGGCCTCGATGCCCGGCGCCACGCGGCGCGGGCTGGGGGTCAACGGGAAGGGAAATGGTGACCGGAAAACCGGACTGGACCGGTAG
- a CDS encoding potassium channel family protein: MHVVIMGCGRVGSSLAAALQRLDHTVAVIDKDPQSFHRLGKDFRGTQITGNGFDQDILVEAGIERAAAFAAVSNGDNSNIVSARVARETFGVEHVVARIYDPKRAEVYQRLGIPTVATVPWTTDRFLRMLLPEGVATAWREPSGTVAVLQLPLHEAWVGHRVSEVEDAVGARVAFIMRFGNGVLPDARTVVQADDAVYVAALSGTVTDVTAAARRTPEESE, from the coding sequence GTGCACGTGGTGATCATGGGCTGCGGCCGGGTCGGGTCGTCCCTGGCCGCCGCCCTGCAGCGGCTCGACCACACGGTGGCGGTGATCGACAAGGACCCGCAGTCGTTCCACCGCCTCGGCAAGGACTTCCGCGGCACGCAGATCACCGGGAACGGGTTCGACCAGGACATCCTGGTCGAAGCGGGCATCGAGCGGGCCGCAGCGTTCGCGGCGGTGTCCAACGGGGACAACTCCAACATCGTCTCGGCGCGGGTCGCCCGCGAGACCTTCGGCGTGGAGCACGTGGTCGCCCGGATCTACGACCCCAAGCGCGCCGAGGTCTACCAGCGGCTGGGCATCCCCACGGTGGCCACCGTCCCGTGGACCACCGACCGGTTCCTGCGGATGCTGCTGCCCGAGGGCGTGGCCACCGCGTGGCGGGAGCCGTCCGGCACCGTCGCGGTCCTGCAGCTGCCGCTGCACGAGGCGTGGGTGGGGCACCGGGTGTCCGAGGTGGAGGACGCCGTCGGCGCGCGGGTCGCGTTCATCATGCGGTTCGGCAACGGTGTGCTGCCGGATGCCAGGACCGTCGTCCAGGCCGACGACGCGGTCTACGTGGCCGCGCTGTCGGGCACCGTCACCGACGTCACGGCGGCTGCCCGCCGCACACCCGAGGAGAGCGAGTGA